The Aspergillus luchuensis IFO 4308 DNA, chromosome 7, nearly complete sequence genome has a segment encoding these proteins:
- a CDS encoding uncharacterized protein (COG:S;~EggNog:ENOG410PPZV;~InterPro:IPR037738): protein MASRSSSTSTSTSSPSPSPLSTSASTITPSSYFTSLVRRRQQKKMSITQTYYLAHTARKKLTREASRADHDLRLLVGHANLLDSLMLELADAEREQERWFNQTVSGVTKTSSQGSESRHIQWAETVVEDPEEDWDPEDLSDADSDVSDSDSDYDEDEYEDESHIYTPVRRRAPSPVAIITEKEVEEDYDSDSDSDFEYDDAEDLEELTLTRSPSRQTPPDLLSDSDGESEDDTMPPSPPQPTLETFNEKEPQTTEIPLSPTDLDNGYYVPGQARSTIIEAY from the coding sequence ATGGCctctcgctcttcttctacttctacttctacttcttctccctctccctcccccctttcgACCTCTGCTTCCACCATCACTCCTAGTTCCTACTTCACCTCTCTCGTGCGGAGACGCcaacaaaagaaaatgagCATCACTCAAACATACTACCTCGCCCACACCGCCCGCAAGAAGCTCACCCGGGAAGCTTCGCGGGCAGACCAtgacctccgcctcctcgtTGGCCATGCCAACCTTCTGGATTCCCTCATGCTGGAATTGGCCGATGCCGAAAGAGAACAAGAACGTTGGTTCAACCAAACCGTCAGCGGAGTGACCAAGACCTCTTCGCAAGGTTCAGAATCCCGACACATCCAATGGGCAGAAACCGTGGTCGAAGACCCCGAGGAGGACTGGGATCCCGAAGACCTCTCCGACGCCGACTCCGATGTCAgcgactccgactccgactatgatgaagatgaataTGAAGATGAATCTCACATCTATACCCCCGTGCGTCGGCGGGCCCCGTCACCtgtcgccatcatcaccgaaaaggaagtggaggaggattaCGATTCCGACTCGGACTCGGACTTTGAATACGATGACGCGGAAGATTTGGAGGAATTGACCTTGACCCGCTCACCCTCCCGACAAACCCCTCCCGACTTACTGTCGGACTCGGATGGGGAATCAGAAGACGACACCATGCCCCCGTCGCCTCCCCAACCGACACTTGAAACATTCAACGAGAAGGAACCTCAAACCACAGAgatccccctctcccctacGGATCTCGACAATGGGTATTACGTCCCTGGCCAGGCACGCAGCACGATTATCGAGGCGTACTGA
- the TRK1_2 gene encoding low affinity potassium transporter (COG:P;~EggNog:ENOG410PFCK;~InterPro:IPR003445,IPR015958,IPR004773;~PFAM:PF02386;~TransMembrane:10 (i21-44o73-98i262-284o304-321i333-358o396-416i428-451o457-477i515-532o544-568i);~go_component: GO:0005887 - integral component of plasma membrane [Evidence IEA];~go_component: GO:0016021 - integral component of membrane [Evidence IEA];~go_function: GO:0008324 - cation transmembrane transporter activity [Evidence IEA];~go_function: GO:0015079 - potassium ion transmembrane transporter activity [Evidence IEA];~go_process: GO:0006812 - cation transport [Evidence IEA];~go_process: GO:0030007 - cellular potassium ion homeostasis [Evidence IEA];~go_process: GO:0055085 - transmembrane transport [Evidence IEA];~go_process: GO:0071805 - potassium ion transmembrane transport [Evidence IEA]): protein MPPRESVVDNPKSPLRRCHHYIYIISWALLSSLILYCAGGISYVDALLLASGAATQTGLNTVDLNRLHVVQQVTLLVVSMVTNVIFVHSLLVVIRLYWFRKRFKRAINEAKMMCRAQRNTLNQRLADVENGPSRSFSRERPAEDTPLLSTVTEESLTASPSESPGGRRYGATGSMSPHITFCETDAEHEVKQRRRTYSGTWSRRSFPEIDSPQRRRSFSEMQNDMPPLPSLMWQSSIASYSDWNEAQKEELGGIEYRALKTLFIILVCYYVVIHLLGALLFLVWILPNKHYGQILADNGLSRPWWAIFTAGSAFNDLGFTLTPNSMGSFNTAVFPLLVMTFLIVLGNTGFPCMLRFIIWTLSQFTTYGSPLDDELQFLLDHPRRCFTLLFPSTETWRLAAVLLLINAIDLIIFYTLQEFPHPSPISAGLRLVNGLFQIASTRTAGFTIASLGTLHPAVQVSFVGMMYISAFPIAIAMRKTNVYEERSLGIYNEEYDEHDKPHQSDSLGAHIQRQLGFDLWFVMLGFFFVAVAEGKRLQENRTDIAFSLFPILFEIVSAYGTVGLSMGYPGTETSLCREFNGLSKVIVIAMQVRGRHRGLPHALDHAILLPCDLVEPDEQGRRPEWWWKRWIRKKSSDLGNLFTHD from the exons ATGCCCCCACGCGAGTCCGTGGTCGACAATCCCAAGTCACCCCTACGCCGCTGTCACCactacatctacatcatcTCCTGGGCTCTACTATCGTCGCTTATTCTCTACTGCGCCGGAGGAATATCCTACGTCGATGCCTTGCTTCTCGCCTCCGGCGCAGCTACACAGACCGGCCTCAACACGGTAGATCTCAATCGCCTCCATGTGGTTCAACAGGTCaccttgttggtggtgtcaaTGGTCACCAATGTCATCTTTGTCCACTCGCTGCTCGTGGTGATCCGTCTGTATTGGTTCCGGAAACGTTTCAAGAGAGCCATCAATGAGGCAAAGATGATGTGCCGCGCACAGCGGAATACCCTGAACCAAAGGCTTGCCGATGTAGAGAATGGGCCTTCTCGATCATTCTCGCGCGAAAGGCCAGCGGAGGACACGCCTTTACTTTCAACAGTCACCGAGGAGAGCTTGACTGCCTCGCCGAGCGAGTCTCCAGGGGGCAGGAGGTATGGCGCAACCGGCTCCATGAGCCCGCACATCACCTTTTGTGAGACGGACGCCGAGCACGAGGTAAAACAACGTCGACGGACATACTCTGGTACCTGGTCGCGTCGCTCCTTTCCTGAGATCGATAGTCCACAGCGGCGGCGATCATTCTCCGAGATGCAGAATGACATGCCGCCGCTGCCCTCGTTGATGTGGCAGTCGTCGATTGCCAGCTATTCCGATTGGAATGAAGCGCAAAAGGAGGAGCTTGGAGGTATCGAGTATCGAGCCTTGAAGACGTTGTTTATCATCCTTGTTTGCTATTATGTGGTCATTCACCTGCTGGGAGCCTTGCTCTTTCTGGTGTGGATCCTACCAAATAAGCACTATGGTCAGATCCTTGCAGACAATGGCCTCAGCCGGCCTTGGTGGGCTATTTTCACCGCTGGCTCGGCCTTCAATGACCTGGGATTCACTCTGACCCCAAACTCAATGGGGTCGTTCAATACTGCGGTGTTCCCGCTACTGGTGATGACCTTTCTCATCGTGCTGGGGAATACCGGGTTCCCATGCATGCTCCGCTTCATCATATGGACACTATCGCAGTTCACCACATATGGCAGCCCCCTCGACGATGAGCTCCAATTTCTTCTGGACCATCCGCGACGGTGCTTCACATTGCTCTTTCCTAGCACTGAGACCTGGCGACTAGCCGCAGTCCTCCTGCTCATCAATGCTATAGATCTGATCATCTTCTACACCCTCCAAGAG TTCCCTCATCCCAGCCCCATATCAGCCGGCCTCCGCCTCGTGAACGGGCTATTCCAAATCGCCTCTACCCGTACCGCCGGCTTCACCATTGCCTCATTAGGTACTCTCCACCCCGCCGTGCAAGTTTCCTTCGTAGGGATGATGTACATCTCCGCATTCCCCATCGCGATCGCCATGCGTAAAACCAACGTCTATGAAGAACGCAGCCTCGGCATCTACAACGAAGAGTACGACGAGCATGACAAGCCGCACCAATCCGACTCCCTAGGCGCTCATATCCAACGTCAGCTGGGATTCGATTTGTGGTTTGTCATGCTAGGATTCTTCTTCGTTGCCGTCGCCGAAGGGAAACGTCTGCAGGAAAATCGAACGGACATTGCGTTCTCGCTCTTCCCGATCCTGTTTGAGATTGTGTCTGCATACGGTACCGTGGGATTATCCATGGGATACCCTGGTACGGAGACGAGTCTGTGTCGGGAATTCAATGGCTTGTCCAAGGTGATTGTCATTGCGATGCAGGTGCGTGGGCGCCATCGTGGTTTACCACATGCGCTCGATCATGCGATACTGTTGCCATGTGATTTAGTGGAGCCCGACGAGCAGGGACGGAGGCcagagtggtggtggaaacgGTGgatcaggaagaagagctcCGACCTGGGGAACTTGTTTACACATGATTGA